One Myxococcales bacterium genomic region harbors:
- a CDS encoding YggS family pyridoxal phosphate-dependent enzyme — protein sequence MQARLGAVKERLAAAEHAAGRPEGSVRLVCVSKMHPASAIREAYALGERRFGENYAQELAEKAEELADLRDIEWHFIGHLQSNKAKIVAKYAHVVHSVDSASLAAELGKRARATGRSDLPLRVLVEVNVGGEAQKSGVAPSELPDVLARVRTEEGLALVGLMSMPPADDLEAARRVFSTLRTLRNVTAPGLPELSMGMSADMEVAVAEGATYVRVGTAIFGERQKS from the coding sequence ATGCAGGCGCGCCTCGGCGCGGTCAAAGAGCGGCTCGCTGCGGCGGAGCATGCAGCCGGGAGGCCCGAGGGCTCGGTGCGGCTCGTGTGTGTATCGAAGATGCACCCGGCCTCGGCCATCCGCGAGGCGTACGCGCTCGGGGAGCGACGTTTCGGCGAAAACTACGCCCAAGAGCTCGCCGAGAAGGCCGAGGAGCTCGCCGACCTGAGAGACATCGAGTGGCACTTCATTGGCCATTTGCAGTCGAACAAAGCCAAAATCGTGGCCAAATATGCCCACGTCGTGCACTCGGTCGACTCGGCCTCCCTCGCGGCCGAGCTCGGCAAGCGGGCTCGGGCCACCGGCCGGAGCGACCTGCCCCTGCGCGTGCTCGTCGAGGTGAACGTGGGCGGCGAGGCGCAGAAGAGCGGCGTGGCTCCGTCCGAATTGCCCGACGTGCTCGCCCGCGTGAGGACCGAAGAGGGCCTCGCCCTCGTGGGGCTCATGAGCATGCCCCCGGCCGACGATCTCGAGGCCGCGAGGCGTGTCTTTTCGACGCTGCGCACCCTCCGAAACGTGACGGCCCCCGGCCTCCCCGAGCTCTCGATGGGCATGAGCGCGGACATGGAGGTCGCGGTGGCCGAAGGTGCGACCTACGTGCGCGTGGGCACCGCGATCTTCGGCGAGCGCCAAAAAAGCTGA
- a CDS encoding DUF1565 domain-containing protein: MRREATLGLVVVTLAATGALFAGCASFEADICAYAKCDADGSTADGPTPDGTIPDAGPDSNVPNPPGCESVKEPLKNPEKCFTDEVWAFVSPNGNDANPGTKQLPYKTIGKALQGSKPLVAACEGTYAEALGIERTVGLYGGVSCDFGKAGGATTLASGKPVGLTAKSGAVTLNGVNVRATDAAAEGESSIGILAESGVDLKVIGGTVTAGAGAPGAGGTTGTNYDVALDASDPKIKGSNASGNAGGAVQTCANLCVETPGLVVEGGKGGIGDVAGGAPGAEGKTAVPGAPATAGKGGVFDGTDCANGRSGAAAPGANGGAGATSPGRIEGGKWQVSRGASGQTARPGQGGGGGSGGASATVGGGGGGGCGGCGGAKGQGGQSGGSSFGVLSLGATVTLENVTVKAGTGGKGGAGSGGQTGQMGGAAGAPASLGIGCTGGPGGQGGQGGGGGGGAGGHSVAVAYSGTKPTQKGVKAEPAATAAKGGDPGETGPGATTPSTAGKDGETAAELDLNK; this comes from the coding sequence ATGCGCCGAGAAGCTACACTTGGTCTCGTGGTCGTGACCCTCGCCGCCACGGGCGCGCTCTTCGCCGGCTGCGCCTCCTTCGAGGCCGACATTTGCGCCTACGCCAAATGCGACGCCGACGGCTCCACCGCCGACGGCCCCACCCCCGATGGGACCATTCCCGACGCCGGCCCGGACTCGAACGTGCCGAACCCGCCCGGGTGCGAGTCGGTGAAGGAGCCATTGAAGAACCCCGAAAAGTGTTTCACGGACGAGGTGTGGGCGTTCGTGTCACCGAACGGGAACGACGCCAACCCCGGCACGAAGCAGCTGCCCTACAAAACGATCGGCAAAGCGCTCCAGGGCTCGAAGCCTCTGGTCGCGGCGTGCGAGGGGACGTACGCGGAGGCACTCGGGATCGAGCGAACTGTGGGGCTCTACGGCGGCGTGTCGTGTGACTTCGGGAAGGCTGGCGGAGCGACGACGCTCGCGAGCGGCAAGCCCGTGGGGCTCACGGCGAAGAGCGGAGCCGTGACACTGAACGGCGTGAACGTGAGGGCCACGGACGCCGCAGCGGAAGGGGAATCGAGCATCGGAATCCTCGCCGAGAGTGGAGTCGACCTGAAGGTGATTGGCGGGACTGTGACGGCGGGAGCCGGGGCTCCAGGTGCCGGCGGCACGACCGGCACGAACTACGACGTTGCGCTCGACGCGAGCGACCCGAAGATCAAGGGCAGCAACGCGAGCGGAAATGCGGGCGGGGCCGTGCAGACTTGCGCGAATCTGTGCGTAGAGACGCCCGGGCTGGTGGTCGAAGGGGGCAAAGGCGGCATCGGCGATGTGGCCGGTGGCGCGCCTGGCGCGGAGGGAAAGACGGCAGTCCCGGGAGCTCCCGCGACTGCCGGTAAAGGCGGTGTGTTCGATGGCACGGATTGTGCCAATGGTCGTTCCGGTGCCGCGGCGCCTGGCGCGAACGGTGGGGCGGGTGCCACGTCTCCAGGACGGATCGAGGGTGGGAAGTGGCAAGTGAGCCGCGGGGCGTCTGGGCAGACGGCGCGCCCAGGTCAAGGCGGAGGTGGTGGGTCGGGCGGAGCGTCTGCGACCGTGGGCGGTGGTGGTGGCGGTGGCTGCGGGGGCTGCGGTGGAGCGAAGGGGCAGGGCGGCCAGAGCGGCGGCTCGAGCTTCGGCGTGTTGTCGCTCGGCGCGACGGTGACGCTGGAGAACGTGACGGTGAAGGCGGGGACCGGCGGCAAAGGCGGCGCGGGCTCCGGAGGCCAAACCGGCCAAATGGGCGGCGCGGCTGGTGCGCCTGCCTCTCTGGGGATCGGCTGTACCGGCGGCCCTGGAGGCCAAGGTGGCCAGGGTGGAGGCGGCGGAGGTGGCGCGGGTGGGCACTCCGTAGCCGTCGCCTACTCGGGCACGAAGCCGACCCAGAAGGGCGTCAAGGCCGAGCCCGCGGCGACCGCGGCCAAGGGCGGCGATCCGGGAGAGACCGGGCCGGGCGCAACAACACCCTCCACCGCCGGGAAAGACGGGGAGACCGCCGCGGAGCTCGATCTCAACAAGTAG
- a CDS encoding PEGA domain-containing protein: protein MRAARFLKTIPLLVTLTVASVAAPARADDAAEAKHAQGTALTKSGNYEGARMKFLEALSMRPMSKTFLNLCVVEQHLGLEPEAIAHCKQFLASDAAPALKKTVEDGIYRELLAATGRLKVEAKAGDAIEVDGLEVGKAPLTEPLVVKKGEHVIASGGRSVRLTVKGGETIAINLPLDGVDERAAVAHEAKLTIHTSKDATVYIDGKLVSTGGYAGTLKSGGHMIRVTASGFEPFERELTLKDAENRELSVTLEAKKGSVLPWVLVGAGVLAAAGATTAIVFAAQPGREEGVPKGSLPPGIVPTSFRF from the coding sequence ATGCGCGCCGCACGTTTTCTTAAGACTATTCCGCTCCTTGTCACCCTGACGGTGGCGAGCGTCGCGGCGCCGGCTCGCGCCGATGACGCGGCCGAAGCGAAACACGCGCAAGGCACGGCGCTGACGAAGAGTGGCAACTACGAAGGCGCGCGGATGAAGTTCCTCGAGGCGCTGTCGATGCGCCCGATGTCGAAGACGTTCCTGAATTTGTGCGTCGTGGAGCAACACCTGGGGCTCGAGCCGGAGGCCATTGCGCACTGCAAGCAATTTCTGGCGAGCGACGCCGCCCCCGCCCTGAAAAAGACGGTCGAAGACGGCATCTACCGTGAGCTCTTGGCGGCCACCGGTCGGCTCAAGGTCGAGGCGAAAGCGGGAGACGCGATCGAGGTCGACGGGCTCGAAGTGGGCAAAGCGCCGCTGACCGAGCCGCTCGTGGTGAAGAAGGGCGAGCACGTGATCGCGTCGGGCGGCCGCTCGGTGCGATTGACCGTCAAAGGCGGAGAGACGATCGCCATCAACCTCCCCCTCGACGGGGTCGACGAGCGCGCGGCCGTTGCGCACGAGGCCAAGCTCACCATTCACACCAGCAAAGACGCCACGGTCTACATCGACGGAAAGCTGGTATCGACGGGCGGATATGCCGGCACGCTCAAGAGCGGTGGCCACATGATCCGCGTCACGGCCTCTGGCTTCGAGCCGTTCGAGCGCGAGCTCACCCTGAAAGACGCCGAAAATCGCGAGCTCTCGGTCACGCTCGAGGCCAAAAAGGGCAGCGTATTGCCCTGGGTGCTCGTGGGCGCCGGTGTCTTGGCCGCCGCCGGGGCGACGACCGCGATCGTCTTTGCCGCGCAGCCCGGCCGCGAAGAGGGAGTGCCCAAGGGATCTCTTCCGCCTGGTATCGTCCCCACCAGCTTTCGGTTCTAA